One part of the [Pantoea] beijingensis genome encodes these proteins:
- a CDS encoding HamA C-terminal domain-containing protein, producing the protein MNNKLKPQLKNHDVIKGVLRKVEVSLFLSDKRKVETLLIYLPIKNGESNHSGFLELIKDELLHNFALTCKEIDRKLKRPSKIAIEQLFKKALSKLSQQTAHGELGELILFTILDVYLQAPRLLSKISLKTSARMPVYGADSIHAQFINGELRLYLGESKLYTSFSGAASTAVDSIKSAKDKYIQEFNLIDSHLDLPELDDESQEELIRILNPFDNKNKLNFIHSPCFIGFADSDLIKDAENDEDFIQRYIQVAFGHIDDYFKKIETQGLDINSTTLFILPFSDIKKLVESFVSHLEIAK; encoded by the coding sequence ATGAACAATAAACTAAAGCCACAACTAAAAAACCATGATGTTATTAAAGGTGTGTTGAGAAAAGTTGAAGTCTCTTTATTTCTTTCGGATAAAAGAAAAGTAGAGACGTTACTAATTTATCTGCCAATAAAAAATGGTGAAAGTAATCATTCCGGTTTTCTCGAACTTATTAAGGATGAGTTACTGCATAACTTTGCTCTTACATGCAAGGAAATTGATAGGAAATTAAAAAGACCAAGTAAAATCGCCATAGAACAACTTTTTAAAAAAGCCTTGAGTAAACTTAGCCAACAAACTGCCCATGGTGAATTAGGTGAATTAATTTTATTCACAATATTGGATGTTTACTTACAAGCTCCTAGGTTACTTAGCAAAATATCACTTAAAACCAGTGCGAGAATGCCAGTTTATGGTGCTGATAGTATACATGCACAATTTATTAATGGCGAACTGAGATTATATTTGGGCGAATCCAAGCTTTATACTTCATTTTCTGGGGCAGCGTCAACGGCTGTTGACTCTATCAAATCAGCCAAGGATAAATATATACAGGAATTTAATCTTATTGACAGTCACCTTGATCTTCCAGAGCTTGATGATGAATCTCAGGAAGAGTTAATAAGAATTTTGAATCCTTTTGATAATAAAAATAAATTAAATTTCATACATTCACCATGTTTCATCGGTTTTGCGGATAGTGATTTAATTAAAGATGCAGAGAATGATGAGGATTTTATCCAGCGCTATATCCAGGTGGCTTTCGGACATATCGATGATTATTTTAAAAAAATTGAAACCCAAGGGTTGGATATAAATTCAACAACATTGTTTATATTACCCTTTAGCGATATAAAAAAACTTGTTGAGAGCTTTGTTTCCCATTTAGAGATCGCAAAATGA
- a CDS encoding CcdB family protein has product MQFTVYTNTGKSAVYPLLLDITSDIIGQLNRRIVIPLLPVDRYPAGRRPDRLVPVVRLTDGQEYAVMTHELASVPVRGLGAVFCDASQYRTQVKAAIDFLIDGI; this is encoded by the coding sequence ATGCAGTTCACCGTATACACTAATACCGGAAAAAGCGCCGTTTACCCTCTGCTGCTCGATATCACGAGCGATATTATTGGACAACTGAACCGCCGGATCGTGATCCCGTTGTTGCCTGTTGACAGGTATCCGGCAGGTCGCCGCCCGGATCGCCTTGTCCCTGTCGTCAGACTGACGGACGGACAGGAATACGCGGTCATGACCCACGAGCTGGCGAGTGTCCCTGTCCGGGGGCTGGGGGCGGTGTTCTGTGATGCTTCGCAGTACCGCACTCAGGTAAAGGCCGCCATAGATTTCCTCATTGACGGCATTTAG
- the mobC gene encoding MobC family replication-relaxation protein yields the protein MLIHNVAERNEAANRRMEALLNFLKEETFSDFRTLKKVVGYKGKHNHAMYNLLNKAVALGLLSKHEYPVLTGKKSLWGITMPGLARVVNADDPVFPAYFEPGKLRHWTLEHRLLNQRVRLALEEKGGTGWLNGDRGTFMARYPGVRHRPDGIITLSNGAIVAVETERSLKTRARYISIINSHLAASEVGRWHYAMYVMPDDKTKESLVRLFGSIRTVMRNSIPVPFDAKNREMFLFRTIAELEQAPGSHD from the coding sequence GTGCTTATTCATAATGTTGCCGAAAGAAACGAAGCCGCAAACCGGAGAATGGAGGCACTGCTGAATTTTCTTAAGGAAGAAACCTTCTCTGATTTCCGGACATTAAAAAAAGTCGTCGGCTATAAAGGAAAACATAACCATGCGATGTATAACCTGCTGAATAAAGCGGTTGCGCTGGGCTTGTTGAGTAAACATGAATATCCGGTACTGACCGGGAAAAAATCATTGTGGGGAATAACCATGCCGGGACTGGCAAGGGTGGTTAATGCGGATGATCCTGTTTTTCCCGCTTATTTTGAGCCGGGAAAACTCAGGCACTGGACGCTGGAGCATCGCCTGTTAAACCAGCGGGTCAGGCTTGCCCTGGAGGAGAAAGGCGGTACAGGCTGGCTGAACGGCGACCGTGGGACGTTTATGGCGCGGTATCCAGGTGTCCGGCACCGACCAGACGGCATCATTACCTTAAGCAACGGAGCCATCGTTGCGGTGGAAACAGAGCGCTCGCTGAAAACCCGTGCCCGCTACATCAGCATTATTAACAGTCATCTGGCAGCCAGCGAGGTCGGACGCTGGCACTATGCAATGTATGTTATGCCGGATGATAAAACGAAAGAATCGCTGGTCAGGCTGTTTGGCAGCATCAGGACGGTGATGAGGAACAGTATTCCCGTTCCGTTTGATGCGAAGAACCGGGAAATGTTTCTGTTTCGCACGATAGCCGAACTGGAACAGGCTCCCGGCAGTCACGACTAA
- a CDS encoding type II toxin-antitoxin system CcdA family antitoxin, protein MTAKQRNTQSVTMTVERALLVRAREAGINLSATLSAALDAELRHHEAKKWQEENREAIDALNRFHDEHGCFSDEYRTF, encoded by the coding sequence ATGACCGCGAAACAACGCAACACGCAGAGTGTGACAATGACGGTAGAGCGTGCCTTACTGGTCCGGGCGCGTGAGGCAGGTATTAACCTGAGTGCGACCCTGAGCGCCGCCCTGGATGCAGAGCTACGCCACCATGAAGCGAAAAAATGGCAGGAAGAGAACCGGGAGGCAATCGACGCATTAAATCGTTTCCATGATGAGCATGGCTGTTTCAGCGATGAATACCGGACATTTTAA
- a CDS encoding ArdC family protein has product MTISLHTQTRAPNTSAATSVSPLDPSGSSKTKFSKIKTDIYQTVTDSIITALEAGVKPWACPWQRVAGMSCLPSNYATGAAYSGMNIMLLWCSASKQGFSDSRWMTYKQAQAEGGRVRKGEHGTTAIFYTTLEKENDTGDTEHIPMLKTFTVFNVEQIDGLSLTAETVAPVVTFDPLPQAENLFRSSGAKIIEKGQNAFFSPSTDEIWLPARHLFADAANFYATGLHELVHWSGAKSRLNREMKGKFGSADYAFEELCAELGSAFLMADLGIDGEVQHESYIASWLKALKNDKRYIFKAASAASKAHRYLMDKVWTE; this is encoded by the coding sequence ATGACGATTTCCCTGCATACCCAGACCAGAGCCCCTAACACCTCAGCGGCGACCAGCGTATCCCCGCTGGACCCGTCAGGCTCCTCAAAAACGAAATTTTCTAAAATCAAAACCGACATTTATCAGACCGTCACCGACAGCATCATTACAGCTCTGGAAGCAGGCGTTAAGCCCTGGGCGTGTCCGTGGCAGCGTGTAGCGGGGATGTCCTGCTTACCTTCCAACTACGCCACCGGCGCGGCTTACAGCGGGATGAATATCATGTTGCTGTGGTGCAGTGCATCAAAACAGGGGTTCAGTGATTCCCGCTGGATGACTTACAAACAGGCCCAGGCAGAAGGTGGACGGGTTCGCAAGGGTGAACACGGCACGACCGCCATTTTCTATACCACACTGGAGAAGGAAAACGACACCGGAGACACTGAGCACATCCCGATGCTGAAAACCTTCACCGTGTTTAACGTTGAACAAATTGATGGTCTCTCACTGACGGCAGAAACCGTTGCCCCGGTAGTGACATTTGACCCGTTGCCGCAGGCCGAAAACCTGTTTCGTAGCAGTGGCGCTAAGATCATAGAGAAAGGCCAGAACGCTTTTTTCAGCCCCTCAACCGATGAAATCTGGTTACCGGCACGTCATCTTTTTGCTGACGCGGCCAATTTTTACGCCACCGGCCTGCATGAGTTGGTGCACTGGAGCGGAGCCAAAAGCCGCCTGAACCGTGAAATGAAAGGGAAATTTGGCAGTGCCGATTATGCATTTGAGGAGTTGTGTGCAGAGCTTGGGAGTGCATTTCTGATGGCGGATCTGGGGATTGACGGAGAGGTTCAGCACGAAAGCTACATTGCTTCCTGGCTGAAAGCATTGAAAAACGACAAGCGCTACATTTTCAAAGCCGCCAGCGCGGCCTCAAAAGCTCATCGTTATCTGATGGATAAGGTCTGGACTGAGTAA
- a CDS encoding DEAD/DEAH box helicase, translating into MSDFYIKLSERMLASDEYKKCSLALFKCYASHLVGEASKLERLLVKQMATASQIFYKTQEEKYIKQGATILSMLIDTCGEDYPELIPISNYLFSSVGDFPNVKLLENRFPQVSFKHNIFTESSQTYKRALNNVEELGLVLTDFQRNLWDDLQAGEDVITVAPTSAGKTHIILHYLLSEVINSDGAFAAIVVPTRALITEVSSKLFEMAKERGYEKNIEICTIPKDDVFSERTFFVMTQERLHEILLRGDIYFDFLFIDEAHNISDEGRGVLLHLTLERVFEDSSPQIIIGMPSPQYQNSFSSIFKEVEFTKAITTHSPVSKLIFEVRAKGKNLEITRRGADDKVILPKKFTDKKLADIVLRLGKNQSNIIYRNQTNHCEYIADEIAKRITKYEESEPLNEASEYIQYFIHDEFTLVENIKKGVAFHYSPLPTSVRILVENLVKEGHIKFIACTSTLAEGVNLPAKNLFMLNPTFKKGPYDKTERIEDVKINNITGRAGRMLHHFSGNIFLVDPDAWTFKDYFDEEDKGKEEKIPTYYKLLNENTNEVLRTLSGLQPIDEDRSKFYSVANKLIKSYGNGDLDSTFSSSDIKLNDFALNRLRESIETAYLNLKVPPLILESNPTTGYIQQNAVFEFLISGIDLNDWSLPYPKSEEFYDRILKISLKLIELGVFIPSGNYTADYICFISKKWVQDHSLKDMINSQIDWDKKNKDEGKNKDDDGKEVRINKSVKNIINVINNDIRFRLSNALKCYFTLFTLASRTTKSEAQSVKLHYYLEIGASDERMMSLINLGLSREASKEIADNTSKSLMYNSISDLIQLLNSSEIDNVHKVIKKEIEHLLSHS; encoded by the coding sequence ATGAGTGATTTTTACATCAAATTATCAGAGAGAATGTTAGCCAGCGATGAGTATAAAAAATGCTCATTGGCGTTATTTAAATGTTACGCAAGTCACTTAGTCGGTGAGGCATCTAAATTAGAACGGCTTTTAGTAAAGCAAATGGCGACTGCTTCACAAATATTTTATAAAACACAAGAAGAAAAATACATAAAACAAGGTGCAACAATTCTTTCCATGTTAATCGATACATGCGGTGAGGATTATCCGGAACTTATCCCAATTTCAAATTATCTCTTCTCATCTGTTGGGGATTTTCCAAATGTTAAGTTGCTAGAAAATAGATTTCCTCAAGTTTCATTCAAGCACAATATATTTACTGAGTCGAGTCAAACTTACAAGAGGGCTCTAAATAATGTTGAGGAATTAGGTTTAGTACTTACCGATTTTCAGCGTAATTTGTGGGATGACCTTCAAGCTGGAGAGGATGTCATTACAGTTGCCCCCACATCAGCAGGAAAAACTCATATCATTCTCCATTATTTATTATCCGAAGTAATTAATAGTGATGGTGCCTTTGCCGCAATTGTTGTACCTACAAGAGCTCTCATTACTGAAGTATCCTCAAAACTATTTGAGATGGCTAAAGAAAGAGGATATGAGAAAAATATCGAGATATGTACAATCCCCAAAGATGATGTTTTTTCTGAGCGCACCTTTTTTGTCATGACTCAGGAACGTTTACATGAAATCCTTCTTCGTGGTGATATATACTTTGATTTTCTATTCATTGATGAGGCTCATAATATATCAGATGAAGGGCGCGGCGTATTACTTCATCTTACTCTTGAAAGAGTATTTGAAGATAGTAGCCCACAAATTATAATTGGCATGCCATCCCCTCAATATCAGAATAGCTTTTCAAGTATTTTCAAAGAAGTGGAATTTACTAAAGCAATAACTACGCATTCTCCAGTCTCCAAACTGATTTTTGAGGTTAGGGCCAAAGGGAAAAATCTGGAAATCACTAGGCGGGGTGCTGATGATAAAGTTATTTTACCCAAAAAATTTACTGATAAAAAACTAGCAGACATTGTTTTAAGACTCGGGAAAAACCAAAGTAATATAATTTATAGGAATCAAACCAATCATTGTGAATACATTGCTGATGAAATAGCAAAAAGAATTACCAAGTATGAGGAAAGTGAACCTCTCAACGAGGCTTCAGAATATATACAGTATTTTATCCACGACGAGTTTACTTTAGTAGAGAATATAAAAAAAGGGGTTGCATTTCATTATAGTCCGTTACCCACATCTGTCAGAATTCTTGTAGAAAACCTTGTAAAAGAGGGACATATTAAGTTTATTGCTTGCACGAGTACGTTAGCAGAAGGTGTGAATCTTCCGGCAAAAAATCTTTTCATGTTGAATCCTACGTTCAAAAAAGGACCTTATGATAAAACAGAAAGAATCGAGGATGTGAAAATAAATAACATTACCGGGCGTGCGGGCAGAATGTTGCATCATTTCTCTGGGAATATATTCTTAGTTGATCCGGATGCATGGACCTTTAAAGATTATTTTGATGAAGAAGATAAAGGAAAAGAAGAGAAGATACCAACCTATTATAAATTACTTAATGAAAATACAAATGAAGTATTAAGGACGCTATCAGGTCTTCAGCCTATTGATGAAGATCGTTCTAAGTTCTATTCTGTGGCGAACAAGTTAATAAAGTCTTATGGTAATGGTGATTTGGATTCAACATTCTCTTCATCAGATATTAAATTAAATGATTTCGCACTCAATAGGTTAAGGGAAAGTATTGAAACAGCGTATTTAAATCTTAAAGTTCCTCCTCTTATTTTAGAATCAAATCCTACTACTGGATATATACAGCAAAATGCAGTTTTTGAATTTTTAATTAGCGGTATTGATCTTAATGACTGGTCTTTGCCGTATCCTAAGTCTGAAGAGTTTTATGATAGGATACTAAAGATATCATTAAAGTTAATTGAGTTGGGTGTATTCATTCCAAGCGGTAATTATACTGCCGACTATATTTGTTTTATCTCTAAAAAATGGGTGCAGGACCATAGCTTAAAAGATATGATTAACTCTCAGATAGATTGGGATAAGAAAAATAAAGATGAGGGAAAGAATAAGGATGATGATGGGAAAGAGGTCAGGATTAATAAATCTGTTAAGAATATAATAAATGTAATAAATAATGATATTAGATTCAGACTCTCAAATGCCTTGAAGTGTTATTTCACTTTATTTACTTTGGCATCAAGAACGACAAAATCAGAAGCTCAAAGTGTTAAACTTCATTACTATCTGGAAATTGGTGCCAGCGACGAAAGAATGATGTCTTTGATAAATCTAGGATTATCCAGAGAAGCATCTAAGGAAATTGCTGATAATACATCTAAATCGCTAATGTATAATAGCATAAGCGATTTGATTCAGTTGCTTAATTCATCGGAAATTGATAATGTTCACAAAGTTATCAAAAAAGAAATAGAGCATTTGCTTAGCCATTCTTAA
- a CDS encoding type IV secretory system conjugative DNA transfer family protein, with the protein MGTHLMQRLNAFSDAFSVFLLWLQHNPVLLSIFAGLTLPFIFHLPREERKNAPFWLKSVACVSIFFFLSGTLSPLTIQGLSFFFTVLDTHILLRLSLWILTAVFTLAGLAFHITARRLLAGEIDSLKHRMIKKSKLERNVRTDVRDVRDMLPDSIAYNPLDYIDLNKGIFIGLDKDDQPQYITREEFQTQHADLIGTTGSGKGVSACVLLYQAILSGEGIFVEDPKNDEWAPHVLREACQKAGKQFFLINLNDLNFQIDLLADISHEQLEELFNAGFSLGKKGEGADFYRIADRRAARNTAAIYEKGMTLRDLFNTDFVKSLSEDVPAFYGELEEIALVNSINARNGFSLKTIFDEGGCCYIVGSMRNQKIISAQRMILTRLIQIAETRDRIKGKPRPVAIFLDELKYHLSRPALEGLGAARDKGVHIIMAHQSVKDLYDCPADLEGDAVAGSVIENCKFMLVYRLRDPDTADWVARMTGSILVDDEMRKVKTDISLTEKMETDRMIRQAERYYIDSNMLLNLPKFVGFVFTQNDLAKVTKLFHIPAKKKYIGLLSFGHKNPVHTEKENQVHKPSINL; encoded by the coding sequence ATGGGAACTCATCTGATGCAAAGGCTGAATGCCTTTTCGGATGCCTTTTCTGTTTTTTTGCTCTGGCTGCAACACAACCCGGTACTATTATCCATATTCGCCGGGCTGACGCTGCCCTTTATTTTTCATCTGCCACGTGAGGAAAGAAAAAACGCCCCCTTCTGGTTAAAATCGGTGGCGTGCGTGTCCATCTTCTTTTTTCTGTCCGGCACGCTGTCACCGCTGACCATTCAGGGGCTGAGTTTTTTCTTTACGGTACTCGATACTCACATTCTGCTCAGATTATCACTCTGGATACTGACCGCCGTATTTACGCTGGCTGGTCTGGCATTTCACATTACCGCCCGACGGTTACTGGCCGGAGAAATTGACAGTTTAAAACACCGGATGATTAAAAAAAGCAAACTGGAAAGGAATGTCAGAACGGATGTTCGTGACGTCAGGGATATGTTACCTGACAGTATTGCGTATAATCCGCTGGATTATATTGACCTGAATAAAGGTATTTTCATCGGGCTGGATAAAGACGATCAGCCGCAATATATTACCCGCGAAGAATTTCAGACGCAGCACGCCGACCTTATCGGCACTACCGGCTCCGGTAAAGGCGTAAGCGCCTGTGTCCTGCTTTATCAGGCAATACTGTCAGGCGAAGGGATCTTTGTCGAAGATCCGAAAAATGACGAGTGGGCCCCGCATGTATTACGTGAAGCCTGCCAGAAAGCGGGAAAACAATTTTTTCTTATTAACCTGAATGACCTTAATTTTCAGATTGATTTACTGGCTGATATTTCTCATGAACAACTGGAAGAGTTGTTTAATGCCGGTTTCAGCCTGGGTAAAAAAGGCGAAGGCGCTGACTTTTATCGTATTGCCGACCGACGGGCAGCCAGGAATACAGCAGCCATTTATGAAAAGGGCATGACGTTACGAGATTTATTCAACACCGATTTTGTGAAATCCCTCAGTGAAGATGTACCTGCTTTTTATGGCGAGCTGGAGGAGATAGCTTTAGTTAATTCCATCAACGCCCGCAACGGGTTTTCATTAAAGACCATTTTTGATGAGGGCGGCTGCTGTTACATCGTCGGCTCGATGCGTAACCAGAAAATCATCTCGGCGCAACGCATGATTTTAACCCGCCTGATTCAGATAGCCGAAACGCGCGATCGGATAAAAGGGAAGCCCCGGCCTGTCGCTATTTTCCTGGATGAACTTAAATATCACCTTTCCCGCCCGGCGCTTGAAGGACTTGGCGCGGCAAGGGATAAAGGTGTGCATATCATCATGGCGCATCAGTCGGTGAAAGATTTATATGACTGTCCGGCGGATCTGGAGGGTGATGCCGTTGCCGGTTCGGTGATTGAGAACTGCAAGTTTATGCTGGTTTATCGTCTTCGTGATCCGGACACCGCCGACTGGGTGGCAAGGATGACCGGCTCTATTCTGGTAGACGATGAAATGAGGAAAGTGAAAACGGATATCTCTCTGACAGAGAAAATGGAAACCGACAGAATGATACGGCAGGCTGAACGCTATTATATCGACAGCAATATGCTGCTTAATCTGCCGAAGTTTGTTGGTTTTGTTTTTACCCAGAATGATCTGGCTAAGGTAACCAAGTTATTTCATATACCGGCGAAAAAGAAATATATCGGCCTGCTTTCATTCGGGCATAAAAACCCGGTGCATACCGAAAAAGAAAATCAGGTTCACAAACCGTCCATTAACCTGTGA